Proteins from one Thermobifida alba genomic window:
- the fbaA gene encoding class II fructose-bisphosphate aldolase: MPIATPEVYAEMLSRAKAQGFAYPAINVTSSQTLHAALRGFAEAESDGIVQISTGGAEFLSGTTVKDMVTGAVAFAEYARVVADKYPVNIALHTDHCPKEKLDSFVRPLLQISKERVARGQEPLFQSHMWDGSAVELEENLQIAEELLAASKEARTILEIEVGVVGGEEDGIVGEFNEKLYTTPGDGLRTAEVLGLGEKGYYIAALTFGNVHGVYKPGFVKLRPSVLKDIQEAVGAKYGKEKPFDLVFHGGSGSSVEEIHEAISYGVVKMNIDTDTQYAFTRPIVDHIMKNYDGVLKVDGDVGNKKAYDPRSYGKAAEAGMAARVVEAAQQLKSAGTRMK, from the coding sequence ATGCCTATCGCAACGCCTGAGGTCTACGCCGAGATGCTGAGCCGGGCGAAGGCCCAGGGCTTCGCCTACCCGGCGATCAACGTGACGTCGAGCCAGACCCTGCACGCGGCCCTGCGCGGTTTCGCCGAGGCTGAGAGCGACGGCATCGTGCAGATCTCCACCGGCGGCGCCGAGTTCCTGTCCGGCACGACCGTCAAGGACATGGTCACCGGCGCGGTGGCCTTCGCCGAGTACGCCCGGGTCGTGGCCGACAAGTACCCGGTGAACATCGCGCTGCACACCGACCACTGCCCGAAGGAGAAGCTCGACAGCTTCGTGCGCCCGCTGCTGCAGATCTCCAAGGAGCGCGTGGCCAGGGGACAGGAGCCGCTGTTCCAGTCGCACATGTGGGACGGCTCCGCGGTGGAGCTTGAGGAGAACCTGCAGATCGCCGAGGAGCTGCTGGCCGCCTCCAAGGAGGCCCGCACCATCCTGGAGATCGAGGTCGGCGTCGTCGGCGGTGAGGAGGACGGCATCGTCGGCGAGTTCAACGAGAAGCTGTACACCACGCCCGGCGACGGCCTGCGCACCGCCGAGGTGCTCGGCCTCGGCGAGAAGGGCTACTACATCGCCGCGCTGACCTTCGGCAACGTGCACGGCGTGTACAAGCCGGGCTTCGTGAAGCTGCGTCCCTCCGTGCTCAAGGACATCCAGGAGGCGGTGGGCGCCAAGTACGGCAAGGAGAAGCCGTTCGACCTGGTCTTCCACGGCGGCTCCGGGTCCAGCGTCGAGGAGATCCACGAGGCGATCTCCTACGGCGTGGTGAAGATGAACATCGACACCGACACCCAGTACGCGTTCACCCGGCCCATCGTCGACCACATCATGAAGAACTACGACGGTGTGCTGAAGGTCGACGGCGACGTCGGCAACAAGAAGGCCTACGACCCGCGGTCCTACGGCAAGGCCGCCGAGGCGGGCATGGCCGCCCGCGTCGTCGAGGCCGCGCAGCAGCTGAAGTCCGCCGGCACCCGCATGAAGTAG
- a CDS encoding phosphoribosylaminoimidazolesuccinocarboxamide synthase, which translates to MSGFVAKPVPVEVPGLTHLHTGKVRDLYATGSGELVMVASDRVSAFDWVLPTEIPDKGRLLTQLSLWWFDQLSDLVDNHVISDTPPPGAPEDWAGRTLVCRRLDMVPVECVARGYLTGSGLSEYTATGSVCGVPLPGGLVDGSRLDRAIFTPAIKAEVGEHDENVSFDTVAELHGPALAARLRELTLDLYERGRAVAEERGILLADTKFEFGRDADGSLVLADEVFTPDSSRFWPKEEWRPGRAQPSFDKQIIRDWLASPASGWDRAAETPPPPLPDDVVEHTRARYVEVFERLTGRTADFVRDSRR; encoded by the coding sequence ATGAGCGGTTTTGTCGCCAAGCCGGTGCCCGTCGAGGTGCCGGGCCTCACCCACCTGCACACCGGCAAGGTGCGGGACCTGTACGCCACCGGGTCGGGGGAGCTGGTCATGGTGGCCAGCGACCGGGTCTCGGCCTTCGACTGGGTGCTGCCCACCGAGATCCCCGACAAGGGGCGGCTGCTCACCCAGTTGTCGCTGTGGTGGTTCGACCAGCTGTCCGACCTGGTGGACAACCACGTGATCTCGGACACTCCCCCGCCGGGTGCTCCGGAGGACTGGGCGGGGCGCACCCTGGTCTGCCGCCGGCTCGACATGGTGCCGGTGGAGTGCGTGGCACGCGGCTACCTGACCGGCTCCGGGCTGAGCGAGTACACCGCCACCGGGTCGGTGTGCGGGGTGCCGCTGCCCGGGGGGCTGGTGGACGGGTCCCGGCTGGACCGGGCGATCTTCACCCCGGCGATCAAGGCCGAGGTGGGCGAGCACGACGAGAACGTCTCGTTCGACACCGTGGCAGAGCTGCACGGCCCGGCGCTGGCGGCCCGGCTGCGGGAGCTGACCCTGGACCTGTACGAGCGGGGCCGGGCGGTCGCCGAGGAGCGCGGCATCCTGCTGGCCGACACCAAGTTCGAGTTCGGGCGGGACGCCGACGGCTCGCTGGTGCTGGCCGACGAGGTCTTCACGCCCGACTCGTCGCGGTTCTGGCCGAAGGAGGAGTGGCGTCCGGGCCGGGCGCAGCCCTCGTTCGACAAGCAGATCATCCGTGACTGGCTGGCCTCCCCCGCCTCGGGCTGGGACCGCGCCGCGGAGACGCCGCCCCCGCCGCTCCCCGACGACGTGGTGGAGCACACCCGCGCCCGGTATGTCGAGGTGTTCGAGCGGTTGACCGGCCGAACCGCCGATTTCGTCCGGGATTCGCGACGTTGA
- a CDS encoding DUF4115 domain-containing protein — protein sequence MGRHRNDPRGIGQALAIAGAIALLVILIVLGGYFFYRSLPGNSDVLVPSESGSLAEPSQPAAEEQKVLHIRVVGESSDVLVRVPGGEVLIDTTMTRGEYVSYDKPRMDVTLGTPSAVEVHVNGEPKDVSGEEPGYTFTAEAD from the coding sequence GTGGGACGACACCGCAATGACCCGAGAGGCATCGGCCAGGCACTCGCGATCGCCGGAGCGATCGCGCTGCTGGTCATCCTCATTGTATTGGGCGGATACTTCTTCTACCGCTCTCTTCCCGGCAACAGCGACGTCTTGGTGCCCAGCGAGTCCGGCTCCCTCGCCGAGCCCTCGCAGCCCGCCGCCGAGGAGCAGAAAGTGCTGCACATCCGGGTGGTGGGGGAATCCAGCGACGTCCTCGTACGAGTACCCGGAGGCGAGGTGCTCATCGACACGACCATGACCCGGGGCGAGTACGTCTCCTACGACAAGCCCCGCATGGACGTGACCCTGGGCACCCCCTCAGCGGTCGAGGTGCACGTCAACGGTGAACCGAAGGACGTCAGCGGAGAGGAGCCCGGCTACACCTTCACGGCCGAGGCCGACTAG
- the purD gene encoding phosphoribosylamine--glycine ligase: MKALVIGGGGREHALVRALSLDPGVTSLHCAPGNPGTSELAENHVINATDGLAVTELAARIGAELVVIGPEAPLVAGVADELRRRGIPVFGPDREAARIEGSKAFAKEVMAAAGVPTAEARVCRTASQVSEALDLFGPPYVVKDDGLAAGKGVVVTEDRALAERHAQECGRVVIEEYLDGPEVSLFALSDGRNTVPLLPAQDFKRAHDGDRGPNTGGMGAYAPLPWAPSGLVDEVMETVVRPTVAELARRGTPYQGLLYAGLALTSRGVRVVEFNARFGDPETQVVLDRLATPLGALLQATDTGNLGGVSALEWRPGAAVTVVVAAEGYPADPVKGDLVGGLAEANAVEGAYVLHAGTAWQGVSDVRSNGGRVLSVVGSGADLAEARRRAYEAVSRIELRGSFHRTDIAEKAALGQL, from the coding sequence GTGAAAGCCCTCGTGATCGGCGGCGGAGGCCGCGAACACGCGCTGGTGCGCGCGTTGTCCCTCGACCCCGGTGTGACCAGCCTGCACTGCGCCCCCGGCAACCCGGGGACCTCGGAGCTGGCGGAGAACCACGTCATCAACGCCACCGACGGACTGGCCGTCACCGAGCTGGCCGCGCGCATCGGCGCGGAGCTGGTGGTGATCGGCCCGGAGGCTCCGCTGGTGGCCGGTGTCGCCGACGAGCTGCGGCGGCGCGGCATCCCGGTGTTCGGCCCCGACCGGGAGGCGGCCCGCATCGAAGGCTCCAAGGCGTTCGCCAAGGAGGTGATGGCGGCGGCGGGCGTGCCCACCGCCGAGGCGCGGGTGTGCCGCACGGCCTCCCAGGTCTCCGAGGCCCTGGACCTGTTCGGCCCGCCGTACGTGGTCAAGGACGACGGGCTGGCCGCGGGCAAGGGCGTCGTGGTCACCGAGGACCGGGCGCTCGCCGAACGGCACGCCCAGGAGTGCGGCCGGGTCGTCATCGAGGAGTACCTGGACGGCCCCGAGGTGTCGCTGTTCGCGCTCAGCGACGGACGCAACACGGTGCCGCTGCTGCCCGCGCAGGACTTCAAGCGCGCCCACGACGGCGACCGGGGGCCCAACACCGGCGGCATGGGCGCCTACGCGCCGCTGCCGTGGGCTCCGTCCGGCCTCGTGGACGAGGTCATGGAGACCGTGGTGCGGCCCACCGTCGCGGAGCTGGCCCGGCGCGGCACCCCCTACCAGGGGCTGCTGTACGCGGGGCTGGCGCTGACCTCGCGCGGGGTGCGGGTGGTGGAGTTCAACGCCCGCTTCGGCGACCCGGAGACCCAGGTGGTGCTGGACCGGCTGGCGACACCGCTGGGCGCGCTGCTGCAGGCCACCGACACCGGGAACCTGGGCGGGGTGTCGGCCCTGGAGTGGCGTCCGGGCGCGGCCGTGACCGTGGTGGTCGCCGCGGAGGGCTACCCGGCCGACCCGGTCAAGGGCGACCTGGTGGGCGGGCTGGCGGAGGCCAACGCCGTGGAGGGCGCCTACGTGCTGCACGCGGGCACCGCGTGGCAGGGGGTGAGCGACGTCAGGTCCAACGGCGGCCGGGTGCTGAGCGTGGTCGGCTCGGGCGCCGACCTCGCCGAGGCGCGGCGGCGCGCCTACGAGGCGGTGTCCAGGATCGAGCTGCGCGGTTCGTTCCACCGCACCGACATCGCGGAGAAGGCGGCGCTGGGGCAGCTCTGA
- the cutA gene encoding divalent-cation tolerance protein CutA, which translates to MTHIESGVGHVRVEVTAGSSEEARALADAAVDARLAACAQISGPITSVYRWEGSIHADEEWRIVFKTADDRLAELTALLVDRHSYEVPEIVAVPVEGGNPEYLAWVTESTRPRP; encoded by the coding sequence TTGACGCACATCGAGAGCGGCGTCGGTCACGTGCGGGTCGAGGTCACCGCGGGCAGCAGCGAGGAGGCCCGGGCACTGGCCGACGCGGCGGTGGACGCCCGCCTGGCCGCCTGCGCCCAGATCAGCGGCCCCATCACCAGCGTCTACCGGTGGGAGGGCAGCATCCACGCCGACGAGGAGTGGCGGATCGTGTTCAAGACCGCCGACGACCGGCTGGCCGAACTGACCGCGCTCCTGGTCGACCGGCACTCCTACGAGGTCCCCGAGATCGTCGCCGTCCCCGTCGAGGGCGGCAACCCCGAGTACCTCGCCTGGGTCACCGAGTCCACCCGGCCCCGGCCGTGA
- the purB gene encoding adenylosuccinate lyase: MIERYTLPEMGRVFSDAHKYELWCQVETLVMEAHAAAGTIPADAVEPVRQAPPPTPERVAEIEAVTQHDVIAFLTAWADNTEPREAAKWVHFGMTSSDLLDTALAAQLVEATDVLLAKADELVAVLRDHALEHRETLRVGRTHGIHAEPDVWGHRVADFAFGMARSRDRLRRAREAVGVMAISGPVGTYSNIDPRVEDYVAEKLGLRPADVSTQVVLRDGISEWVSALAVVATVCEAIALEVRHGQRTEVRELWEPFGKGQKGSSAMPHKKNPILSERICGMARIVRAQIVPVMEGIPLWHERDISHSSTERIALPDAAIATDYLLHLTTRLVRGLVVDTERMRYNLDSTNGLIYSSTVVSELIETGLSREDVYALVQSAAMRTWETGVAFRQSLRERAAESGVELDEARLDEVCRPERFVRRLDRVFDRLKNLS, from the coding sequence GTGATCGAGCGCTACACCCTTCCGGAAATGGGGCGCGTCTTCAGCGACGCCCACAAGTACGAGCTCTGGTGCCAGGTGGAGACCCTGGTCATGGAGGCCCACGCGGCGGCCGGGACGATCCCCGCCGACGCGGTGGAGCCGGTCCGCCAGGCTCCTCCGCCCACGCCCGAGCGGGTGGCCGAGATCGAGGCGGTGACCCAGCACGACGTCATCGCGTTCCTGACCGCGTGGGCCGACAACACCGAGCCGCGGGAGGCCGCCAAGTGGGTGCACTTCGGCATGACCTCCTCCGACCTGCTGGACACGGCGCTGGCCGCGCAGCTGGTGGAGGCCACCGACGTGCTGCTGGCCAAGGCCGACGAGCTGGTGGCGGTGCTGCGCGACCACGCCCTGGAGCACCGCGAGACGCTGCGGGTGGGCCGCACCCACGGCATCCACGCCGAACCCGACGTGTGGGGCCACCGGGTGGCGGACTTCGCGTTCGGCATGGCGCGCTCCCGCGACCGGCTGCGGCGCGCCCGCGAGGCCGTGGGTGTGATGGCGATCTCCGGTCCGGTGGGCACCTACTCCAACATCGACCCCCGGGTCGAGGACTACGTCGCCGAGAAGCTGGGGCTGCGTCCGGCGGACGTGTCCACCCAGGTGGTGCTGCGTGACGGCATCTCCGAGTGGGTGAGCGCGCTGGCGGTCGTCGCGACCGTCTGCGAGGCGATCGCGCTGGAGGTCCGGCACGGCCAGCGCACCGAGGTGCGGGAGCTGTGGGAGCCGTTCGGCAAGGGGCAGAAGGGCTCCAGCGCCATGCCCCACAAGAAGAACCCGATCCTGTCGGAGCGCATCTGCGGCATGGCGCGGATCGTGCGCGCCCAGATCGTGCCGGTCATGGAGGGCATCCCGCTCTGGCACGAACGTGACATCTCTCACTCCTCCACCGAGCGGATCGCGCTGCCGGACGCCGCCATCGCCACCGACTACCTGCTGCATCTGACCACCCGCCTGGTGCGTGGTCTGGTCGTGGACACCGAGCGGATGCGGTACAACCTGGACTCCACCAACGGCCTGATCTACTCCTCCACGGTGGTCTCCGAGCTGATCGAGACCGGTCTGTCCCGGGAGGACGTCTACGCGCTGGTGCAGTCCGCCGCGATGCGCACCTGGGAGACCGGGGTCGCCTTCCGGCAGTCCCTGCGGGAGCGGGCCGCCGAGAGCGGCGTGGAGCTGGACGAGGCGCGGCTGGACGAGGTGTGCCGGCCGGAGCGGTTCGTCCGCCGTCTGGACCGGGTCTTCGACCGGTTGAAGAACCTGAGCTGA
- a CDS encoding transcriptional regulator, translating into MLMGPGSTGPLNARLIAAAYRDEQEATDKVLRLGAAIDAYLFASPVPYEFARKAGVLTMPATYVPLSGASLHEALLHATLDERFDPTRASLDVLSRADVVEAYSEVDLPVDGLHVHEELAGTATLTAFHEGLWRRKITKMAITCVRGVAERLDAIGVPNLRLRPTTAGVRSALQTAGLLGAHHRLEEAQLGVVIVDVPTLRDSSRRSTPRYWRDELRLSLHRLLMQEAHRINATAHQVDDHTFMITATRGSLVTATEGFRKPPFVERAKAELGIAIEVGIGMGRTTQDAETHARAALNRAQATRQSFAVDREGRSLVPAQRAPQRQTGEPLRSKGRETLMRLSEKIAEEDAPLVVDAESAGRMLGVTPRTARRLLRTLVEEGLAWPLPPNRTLQPGRPRQLYRLIVEKLDKDKADNNK; encoded by the coding sequence ATGTTGATGGGCCCGGGGTCGACCGGTCCCCTGAACGCCAGACTCATCGCAGCCGCCTATCGGGATGAGCAGGAAGCCACCGACAAGGTGCTCCGGCTGGGGGCGGCCATCGACGCGTACCTGTTCGCGAGTCCCGTTCCGTACGAGTTCGCCCGGAAAGCCGGCGTGCTGACGATGCCGGCCACCTACGTCCCGCTCAGCGGGGCGAGTCTGCACGAGGCCCTGCTGCACGCCACCCTGGACGAGCGCTTCGACCCGACCCGGGCCAGTCTGGACGTACTCAGCCGCGCCGACGTGGTCGAGGCGTACTCCGAGGTGGACCTGCCGGTGGACGGCCTCCACGTCCACGAGGAGCTGGCCGGGACCGCCACGCTCACGGCCTTCCACGAGGGGCTGTGGCGGCGCAAGATCACCAAGATGGCCATCACCTGTGTGCGGGGTGTCGCCGAGCGGCTGGACGCCATCGGCGTGCCCAACCTGCGGCTGCGCCCCACCACGGCGGGGGTGCGCAGTGCGTTGCAGACCGCGGGCCTGCTGGGCGCCCACCACCGCCTGGAGGAGGCCCAGCTCGGCGTGGTGATCGTGGACGTGCCCACACTGCGTGACTCCAGCCGCCGCTCCACGCCCCGCTACTGGCGGGACGAACTGCGGCTGTCGCTGCACCGGCTGCTGATGCAGGAGGCGCACCGGATCAACGCCACCGCCCACCAGGTGGACGACCACACCTTCATGATCACCGCGACCCGGGGGTCGCTGGTGACGGCCACCGAGGGGTTCCGCAAACCGCCGTTCGTGGAGCGGGCCAAGGCCGAACTGGGCATCGCCATCGAGGTCGGCATCGGCATGGGCCGCACCACCCAGGACGCCGAGACGCACGCCAGGGCGGCGCTGAATCGCGCACAGGCGACCCGGCAGAGCTTCGCGGTGGACCGGGAGGGCCGCTCGCTGGTGCCCGCCCAGCGTGCCCCACAGCGCCAGACGGGGGAGCCGCTGCGCTCCAAGGGCCGCGAGACCCTCATGCGGCTGTCGGAGAAGATCGCCGAGGAGGACGCGCCCCTGGTGGTCGACGCCGAGAGCGCGGGCCGGATGCTGGGGGTGACCCCGCGCACGGCCCGGCGGCTGCTGCGCACCCTGGTGGAGGAGGGCCTGGCCTGGCCGCTCCCGCCCAACCGCACCCTGCAGCCGGGCCGTCCCCGCCAGCTGTACCGGCTCATCGTGGAGAAGCTGGACAAGGACAAGGCGGACAACAACAAGTAG
- the pyrE gene encoding orotate phosphoribosyltransferase, translated as MSDRDDLLRQINDKAVVHGRVILSSGAEADYYVDLRRVTLDGQSAPLVGRVMLEATADLDYEAVGGLTLGADPVATAMLHAAAARGRRLDAFVVRKEGKAHGLQRRIEGPDVRGRRVLAVEDTSTTGGSVLTAVTALREAGAEVVGVAVIVDRGARDRIVGEGLPYRAAYTLDDLDV; from the coding sequence ATGAGCGACCGTGACGATCTTCTGCGACAGATCAACGATAAGGCCGTCGTGCACGGCAGGGTGATCCTGTCCTCGGGTGCCGAGGCCGACTACTACGTGGACCTGCGCCGGGTCACCCTGGACGGGCAGAGCGCGCCGCTGGTGGGGCGGGTGATGCTGGAGGCGACCGCCGACCTGGACTACGAGGCGGTGGGCGGGTTGACGCTGGGCGCGGACCCGGTGGCCACGGCCATGCTGCACGCGGCGGCGGCGCGGGGGCGGCGCCTGGACGCGTTCGTGGTGCGCAAGGAGGGCAAGGCACACGGGTTGCAGCGCCGTATCGAGGGGCCCGACGTCCGCGGTCGCCGGGTGCTCGCGGTGGAGGACACCTCGACCACCGGGGGGTCGGTGTTGACGGCCGTGACCGCGTTGCGTGAGGCGGGTGCCGAGGTGGTCGGCGTGGCCGTGATCGTGGATCGGGGGGCGCGGGACCGGATCGTCGGCGAGGGGCTGCCCTACCGGGCCGCCTACACGCTGGACGACCTGGACGTCTGA
- a CDS encoding adenylosuccinate synthase produces the protein MPAITLVGAQWGDEGKGKATDLVGDRVDYVVRYQGGNNAGHTVVIGDQKYALHLLPSGILSPGVVPVIANGVVIDPAVLFEELDGLIARGVDVSRLLISANAHLIMPYHRALDKVSERFLGKGRIGTTGRGIGPTYADKTSRAGVRVQDMFDAKILRKKLELALNDKNQILTKVYNRRGLDVERILDEYLGYAEKIRPYVADTALVLNRALDEGKTVFLEGSQGTLLDIDHGTYPFVTSSSPTAGGACAGSGIGPTRITKVIGILKSYTTRVGSGPFPTELEDEWGEWLRTQGHEYGVTTGRNRRCGWFDAPIARYAARINGITDFFLTKLDVLSGLERIPVCVAYDIDGVRHDELPMTQTEFHHAKPVYEYLDGWDEDITGARSFDELPKNAQAYVRALEEMSGAPISAIGVGPGRDQTLELRPLV, from the coding sequence ATGCCGGCGATCACGCTCGTTGGGGCCCAGTGGGGTGACGAGGGGAAGGGGAAGGCGACCGACCTTGTCGGTGACCGCGTCGACTACGTGGTCCGTTACCAGGGCGGCAACAACGCCGGCCACACCGTGGTCATCGGCGACCAGAAATACGCCCTGCACCTGCTGCCGTCGGGCATCCTCTCCCCCGGCGTCGTCCCGGTGATCGCCAACGGCGTCGTCATCGACCCGGCGGTGCTGTTCGAGGAGCTCGACGGGCTGATCGCGCGCGGCGTCGACGTCTCGCGCCTGCTCATCTCGGCCAACGCGCACCTGATCATGCCCTACCACCGGGCGCTGGACAAGGTCAGCGAGCGCTTCCTGGGCAAGGGCCGCATCGGTACCACCGGCCGCGGCATCGGCCCGACCTACGCCGACAAGACCTCCCGGGCGGGCGTGCGCGTGCAGGACATGTTCGACGCCAAGATCCTGCGCAAGAAGCTGGAGCTGGCGCTCAACGACAAGAACCAGATCCTCACCAAGGTGTACAACCGCCGCGGCCTGGACGTGGAGCGCATCCTCGACGAGTACCTGGGCTACGCCGAGAAGATCCGCCCCTACGTCGCCGACACCGCGCTGGTGCTGAACCGGGCGCTGGACGAGGGCAAGACCGTGTTCCTGGAGGGGTCGCAGGGCACCCTGCTGGACATCGACCACGGCACCTACCCGTTCGTCACCTCCTCCTCCCCCACCGCGGGCGGCGCGTGCGCGGGCTCCGGTATCGGCCCCACCCGCATCACCAAGGTCATCGGCATCCTGAAGTCCTACACCACCCGCGTCGGCTCGGGGCCGTTCCCCACCGAGCTGGAGGACGAGTGGGGCGAGTGGCTGCGCACCCAGGGCCACGAGTACGGCGTCACCACGGGACGCAACCGCCGCTGCGGCTGGTTCGACGCGCCGATCGCCCGCTACGCCGCCCGGATCAACGGCATCACCGACTTCTTCCTCACCAAGCTGGACGTGCTGTCGGGGCTGGAGCGCATCCCGGTGTGCGTGGCCTACGACATCGACGGCGTGCGGCACGACGAGCTGCCCATGACGCAGACGGAGTTCCACCACGCCAAGCCGGTCTACGAGTACCTGGACGGCTGGGACGAGGACATCACCGGCGCGCGGTCCTTCGACGAGCTGCCGAAGAACGCGCAGGCGTACGTGCGGGCGCTGGAGGAGATGTCGGGGGCGCCGATCTCGGCCATCGGGGTCGGGCCGGGCCGCGACCAGACCCTGGAGCTGCGTCCCCTCGTGTAG
- the murA gene encoding UDP-N-acetylglucosamine 1-carboxyvinyltransferase: protein MGQEVRYRVRGGHALNGTAFIQGAKNAVLPMIGAALLASKGRTVLRNVPVIEDVRRALELAEYVGAKVEFHEAERTIVIDATQLSDPSRAVLPAAIASRFRGSVLFVPALMHRMGRARIEGVGGCNLGSRNLDFHYRGFARLGAEVTEDPERNHINVRAENLRGGRLYLDTPSHTGTENLIMAAVLTPGTTVIEHAALEPEVLDVIEFLGSMGAKISGGGTGLITVEGVPELTAVEHTVMSDRIDAGVFAMMTAATGGDVSLVGANLDHLGVARWKLEQMGVQFTQHGAVLRVRRDPSVPLRPINAVTSPFPGFATDLQSPLMALATLADGESYIHEAIYDGRFALADELTKMGAKIEVDGTRAIVHGPTVLRGTEVIAHDLRSGAAAILAGLVAEGETIVAPAYPVDRGHSQFATRLSALGADVVREEHN from the coding sequence ATGGGCCAGGAGGTTCGCTACCGCGTCCGCGGCGGTCATGCCCTGAACGGAACCGCGTTCATCCAGGGGGCGAAAAACGCTGTCTTGCCGATGATCGGCGCGGCCCTGCTCGCGTCCAAGGGCAGGACGGTGTTGCGGAACGTTCCCGTCATCGAAGACGTCCGTCGTGCTCTGGAACTCGCCGAGTACGTGGGCGCCAAGGTCGAGTTCCACGAGGCGGAGCGGACCATCGTCATCGACGCCACCCAGTTGAGCGATCCCTCGCGGGCGGTGCTGCCCGCGGCCATCGCGTCCCGCTTCCGCGGCTCCGTGCTCTTCGTCCCCGCGCTCATGCACCGCATGGGCCGCGCCCGCATCGAGGGCGTGGGCGGCTGCAACCTCGGCAGCCGCAACCTCGACTTCCACTACCGGGGCTTCGCCCGCCTGGGCGCCGAGGTGACCGAGGACCCCGAGCGCAACCACATCAACGTGCGCGCGGAGAACCTCCGGGGCGGCCGCCTCTACCTGGACACCCCGTCGCACACCGGCACCGAGAACCTGATCATGGCCGCGGTGCTCACCCCGGGCACCACCGTCATCGAGCACGCCGCGCTGGAGCCCGAGGTCCTCGACGTCATCGAGTTCCTGGGCAGCATGGGTGCCAAGATCAGCGGGGGCGGCACCGGCCTGATCACCGTCGAGGGGGTTCCCGAGCTCACCGCGGTCGAGCACACCGTCATGTCGGACCGGATCGACGCCGGCGTGTTCGCGATGATGACGGCGGCCACCGGCGGCGACGTCAGCCTGGTCGGGGCGAACCTGGACCACCTGGGCGTGGCCCGGTGGAAGCTGGAGCAGATGGGCGTCCAGTTCACCCAGCACGGCGCGGTCCTGCGGGTGCGCCGCGACCCCTCCGTGCCGCTGCGGCCGATCAACGCCGTCACCTCCCCGTTCCCCGGCTTCGCCACGGACCTGCAGTCGCCGCTGATGGCGCTGGCCACGCTGGCCGACGGGGAGAGCTACATCCACGAGGCCATCTACGACGGCCGGTTCGCGCTCGCCGACGAGCTCACCAAGATGGGCGCCAAGATCGAGGTCGACGGCACCCGCGCCATCGTGCACGGCCCCACCGTGCTGCGCGGCACCGAGGTCATCGCGCACGACCTGCGCAGCGGCGCGGCGGCGATCCTGGCGGGCCTGGTGGCCGAGGGCGAGACGATCGTGGCTCCCGCCTACCCGGTGGACCGCGGTCACTCGCAGTTCGCCACCCGCCTGTCGGCGCTGGGTGCCGATGTCGTCAGGGAAGAACACAACTAG
- a CDS encoding DUF3151 domain-containing protein gives MELKQNLLGGPPPTELPDLPEAREALAAGTDPAEVAARFPEYSAAWAALAERAYEAGEDIAAYAYARTGYHRGLDQLRRNGWKGHGPIPWEHEPNRGFLRSLYYLGKAAEAIEETEEAQRCAAFLRDSSETAARELQG, from the coding sequence ATGGAGCTGAAGCAGAACCTGCTGGGCGGTCCGCCGCCCACCGAGCTGCCCGACCTGCCGGAGGCGCGCGAGGCCCTGGCCGCGGGGACCGATCCGGCCGAGGTCGCGGCGCGCTTCCCCGAGTACTCGGCGGCCTGGGCCGCGCTCGCCGAACGCGCCTACGAGGCGGGTGAGGACATCGCCGCCTACGCCTACGCGCGCACCGGCTACCACCGGGGCCTGGACCAGTTGCGCCGCAACGGGTGGAAGGGGCACGGCCCGATCCCGTGGGAGCACGAGCCCAACCGCGGCTTCCTGCGTTCGCTGTACTACCTCGGCAAGGCCGCCGAGGCGATCGAGGAGACCGAGGAGGCGCAGCGGTGCGCCGCCTTCCTGCGGGACAGCAGCGAGACCGCGGCCCGGGAACTCCAGGGCTGA